CCGGCGCCCTCGGTGTCCACCACCACCACGTCGCGCATGCCGTAGCGCTCCTGGATGCGGTCCTCGAGGTCGGTGTGGGTGCCCGGTGGCATGGTGACGACGGTGCGCACGATGCCGACCTCGGTGGCCTGGCGCAACAGCCTCGACACCCGGGGCTGGGACAGGCTCAGCTCGGCCGCGATCTGCGGCTGCCGGATCCCGCGCTCGTAGTACATCCGGGCCACCTTGCCCAGCAGTCGGAGCTGGTCCCGCTCCGGTTCCCGGCCCGCCCTCGGACGCGACGTCGGTGTCCCCGCCATCGATCTCATCCGCTCCTGTCGCCACGCCGCGTCCTGCCCGGTCCGGATCCGGTCGCGTGCCACGGTCCGCGCCCCTTTTCTACCCGATGCTGACTATCTATTCAACTCGGCACGATCCAACCGGGCATCGCCGGGTCAGCGGACGACGGCCGGCGCCGGCAGCAGCCGGGCGCGGGCGACGGCGTCCCGCCAGCCGGTCAGCAGGCGTTCCCGCTGCCCGGCGTCGGAGGTGGGGGTGAAGGTGGTGCGGTCGCGCGGCATCGCCTCGATGTCGGCCTGCGTCCACAGTCCGGTGCGGAGGCCCGCCAGGTGGGCGGCGCCGAGCGGGGAGAGGTCGGTGTCCGCGGCCTGCTGCACCAACCGTCCGCTGATGTCGGCCTGCAGCTGCATGAGGTCCGGGTTGGACGACGCACCGCCGTCGGCGTGCAGGGTGTGCACGTCGGCGACCGTGCCGGCGAACGCCGCGACGACGTCCTCGATCTGGTAGGCGATCGACTCCAGGGCGGCGCGGGCCAGCTGCGGCAGCCCGCTGCCCATGGTGAGACCGCTGATGATGCCGACGGCCTCGCGGTCCCAGTACGGGGCGCCGAGACCGTTGAAGGCGGGCACGATGTGCACGCCGTCGGCAGCCGTGGTCCGGGCCAGATCGGCGAGGTCGGCCGGGGTGGTGCCGTGGGTGCGGGCCAGCCAGGTGAGGGTCGAGCCGGAGGACCGGATGTTGCCCTCGGCGGCGTACCTGGCGCCGGTGCCGTCGTCCCAGGCGACGGTCAGGCAGAGCCCGGCACCGGCCGCCTCGGGCGAGATGCCGTCCGGGCACAGGCCCATCACCGACGAGCCGGTGCCGTAGGTGGCCTTCACGGTGCCGGGCCGCCAGCCGGCGTGTGCGAACAGCGCGGCGTGCGAGTCACCCATGACCGCGGCGACGGGAGTGCCCCCGGCGAGTGGCGGCAACCCGCGGATCGACGGGAAAGGCCCGGCGGAGGGCGCGATCTCGCCGAGCGCGCCCGCGGGCACGCCGAACAGGTCGAGCAGGTCCTGGTCCCACTGCCGGGTGCCGATGTTCATCAGCTGGGTGCGGGAGGCGTTCCCGACCTCGGTGAGGTGGCGGCCGGTGAGCCGGTGCAGCAGCCAGGCGTCGACGGTACCGAGACAGAGTTCGCCGGCCCGGCTGCGGGTGCGGTCCGGGTCGAAGGTGTCCAGCAGCCAGGCCGCCTTGGTGGCCGAGAACATCGGGTCCAGCGGCAGTCCCGACCGTTCGCGGACGGCGTCGGCGTACCCGGCGGCGGTCAGCCGGTCGCACAGTTCCGTGCCGCGCTGGTCCTGCCAGGTGACCAGGGGGCCCACCGGCTCCCCGGTGCGCCGGTCCCACAGCGCCAGTGACTCCCGTTGTGTGCTCAGCCCGACACCCACCACCCGCAACGGGTCCAGGCCCGCCAGCACCTGCGCCACCGCGGCCCGGACGCTGTCCAGGATCTCCACCGGTGACTGCTCGACCCAGCCGGGCCGGGGGAACCTGGCGGCCAGCGGCACGGATGCCGACGCCACGACGGCGCCGCCGGCCGAGACCAGCAGCGCCTTCGTGGAACTCGAACCCTGGTCGACGGCGAGCACAAGGTCGGCGGTGGGCATGATCAGGCCAGCTCCCTCGCCGCCGCAACGATGCCTGCGGTGCTGAGCCCGAAGTGGTCGAGCAGGAAGTCGGTACTGCCGGTCGGTGCGAACTCGCGGTGGATGCCCAGGATCCGCATCCGGGTGGGCGCATTCTCCGCCAGCAGCGTGGCCACCGCAGCACCGAGACCGCCGGTGGTGGTGGCCTCCTCGGCCGTGATCACCCCGCGGGTCCCGCTCGCGGCCTGCAGCACGGCGTCGGTGTCCAG
This region of Nakamurella alba genomic DNA includes:
- a CDS encoding FGGY-family carbohydrate kinase — translated: MPTADLVLAVDQGSSSTKALLVSAGGAVVASASVPLAARFPRPGWVEQSPVEILDSVRAAVAQVLAGLDPLRVVGVGLSTQRESLALWDRRTGEPVGPLVTWQDQRGTELCDRLTAAGYADAVRERSGLPLDPMFSATKAAWLLDTFDPDRTRSRAGELCLGTVDAWLLHRLTGRHLTEVGNASRTQLMNIGTRQWDQDLLDLFGVPAGALGEIAPSAGPFPSIRGLPPLAGGTPVAAVMGDSHAALFAHAGWRPGTVKATYGTGSSVMGLCPDGISPEAAGAGLCLTVAWDDGTGARYAAEGNIRSSGSTLTWLARTHGTTPADLADLARTTAADGVHIVPAFNGLGAPYWDREAVGIISGLTMGSGLPQLARAALESIAYQIEDVVAAFAGTVADVHTLHADGGASSNPDLMQLQADISGRLVQQAADTDLSPLGAAHLAGLRTGLWTQADIEAMPRDRTTFTPTSDAGQRERLLTGWRDAVARARLLPAPAVVR